In one window of Anser cygnoides isolate HZ-2024a breed goose chromosome 3, Taihu_goose_T2T_genome, whole genome shotgun sequence DNA:
- the SANBR gene encoding SANT and BTB domain regulator of class switch recombination isoform X2 — translation MVIHVCDEAKNLKEDFVCPRDLLISEMKYFAEYLSVDAQRWEEVDISVHCDVHIFDWLIRYVKRNTKDCEANEMPTLEPANVISILISSEFLKMDSLVEKCIHYCHKNMNAIVATPCNMNCINVNLVTNIADLFTHNEVEELKDKRDKFKSKLFCKKIERLFDPEYVNPDSRGSAATLYRCCLCKKLLTKETERRIPCVPGKINIDQHGNIVFVHIRDKTWEVHEYLIGLHEELKSWRDVYWRLWGTVNWLTCSRCNQCFLCTEFSHCQYHPQPVLYPGVASALGSTGTGVYPCCNQKVLRFDPTTLPKGCQVRDHMVGSPSGNEDEDALSSQTTKILNDLLHHRDVIVVPFTKDENSDSGIGLCDDKGIECDVLVEPNTPWGPKTGEVNAFLSLKNWTLQLKQQSLLSEEEEYTTGSEITEDEVGDEEEVCRKPAGRKEKLKKFYKHPKKVLSSPSIQKKEKASEKSSSRDASPFIVSMQQNKWDASRSLRFNQDAQREDDQRRMSEITGHLIKMRLGDLDRIKSKDSKEYAGGIYSRLEAQIKASAHVSTRQINAEKNARSKSRFGQGRPT, via the exons ATGGTGATACATGTGTGTGATGAAGCAAAAAACCTCAAAGAAGATTTTGTTTGTCCTCGAGACCTTTTGAtatcagaaatgaaatactttgcTGAATATCTGTCAGTGGATGCACAGCGCTGGGAAGAGGTGGACATTTCCGTGCACTGTGATGTTCACATCTTTGACTGGTTGATAAGATATGTTAAAAGGAACACCAAAGATTGCGAAGCTAATGAAATGCCCACTCTAG AACCAGCAAATGTCATATCaattcttatttcttctgaGTTTTTGAAGATGGATTCATTA gtagaaaaatgtattcattaTTGCCACAAAAATATGAATGCTATTGTAGCTACGCCATGTAATATGAATTGTATCAATGTTAACCTTGTCACAAATATTGCTGATCTCTTCACGCACAATGAAGTGGAAGAGCTGAAGGACAAGAGAGATAAATTCAAAAG TAAACTGTTCTGCAAGAAGATTGAGAGACTGTTCGATCCAGAGTACGTAAATCCAGATTCTCGGGGAAGTGCAGCAACATTATACAg ATGCTGTTTATGTAAAAAGCTGCTAactaaagaaactgaaagaagaatTCCGTGTGTCCCAGGAAAAATCAACATAGATCAACATGGGAATATTGTCTTTGTACATATAAG agaTAAAACCTGGGAAGTCCATGAGTACTTAATCGGCCTTCATGAAGAATTAAAATCTTGGCGTGATGTTTATTGGCGTCTCTGGGGGACTGTCAATTGGTTGACCTGCTCAAGATGTAATCAA TGTTTCCTGTGTACCGAATTCTCCCATTGCCAGTACCATCCGCAGCCAGTTCTTTATCCAGGTGTAGCAAGTGCTCTGGGCTCAACTGGGACAGGAGTATATCCCTGTTGTAACCAAAAAGTGCTTCGATTTGATCCTACTACCCTCCCAAAG GGCTGTCAAGTGAGGGATCACATGGTTGGCTCACCCTCAGGAAATGAAGATGAGGATGCTTTATCATCTCAGACTACTAAAATACTGAATGATTTGCTCCATCATAGAGACGTTATTGTTGTTCCTTTCACTAAGGATGAGAATAG TGACTCTGGCATTGGGCTCTGTGATGATAAAGGCATTGAATGTGACGTACTCGTAGAGCCAAATACACCGTGGGGCCCCAAAACTGGAGAAGTCAATGCT tttctttctctgaagaacTGGACTTTACAACTG AAACAGCAGTCATTGTTATCTGAAGAAGAGGAGTACACCACTGGCTCAGAGATCACTGAGGATGAAGTGGGGGATGAAGAAGAAGTATGCAGGAAACCAG cagggagaaaggagaaattaaagaaattctaCAAGCACCCAAAGAAAGTGCTTTCTTCACCTAGTattcagaaaaaggagaaggcaTCTGAGAAG tCAAGTTCCCGAGATGCATCTCCTTTCAT TGTGAGTATGCAGCAGAACAAATGGGATGCCTCCAGGTCACTAAGATTCAATCAAGATGCTCAAAGAGAAGATG ATCAGAGAAGAATGTCTGAGATTACAGGGCACTTAATAAAAATGAGACTGGGAGACCTTGATCGAATCAAATCAAAAGACAGCAAAGAA TATGCAGGAGGTATTTATTCTAGACTTGAAGCTCAGATAAAGGCCTCAGCTCATGTCAGTACCCGACAAATCAATGCTGAGAAGAATGCCAG GTCAAAATCCCGTTTTGGTCAAGGCCGTCCAACATAA
- the SANBR gene encoding SANT and BTB domain regulator of class switch recombination isoform X1, which produces MSHGFSENNNFPYDNNQMVLDMILCSLIGVPQPINWDSVARLVPGYTSKECAKRFDELKSSGSSPVDNQYNPLMAAGGNPVETLATYIKSSLLDTQTEFQEPAIGQDSITITGRPSTTSARNCSSESEKGPVHNSGENTDESQGPNMVIHVCDEAKNLKEDFVCPRDLLISEMKYFAEYLSVDAQRWEEVDISVHCDVHIFDWLIRYVKRNTKDCEANEMPTLEPANVISILISSEFLKMDSLVEKCIHYCHKNMNAIVATPCNMNCINVNLVTNIADLFTHNEVEELKDKRDKFKSKLFCKKIERLFDPEYVNPDSRGSAATLYRCCLCKKLLTKETERRIPCVPGKINIDQHGNIVFVHIRDKTWEVHEYLIGLHEELKSWRDVYWRLWGTVNWLTCSRCNQCFLCTEFSHCQYHPQPVLYPGVASALGSTGTGVYPCCNQKVLRFDPTTLPKGCQVRDHMVGSPSGNEDEDALSSQTTKILNDLLHHRDVIVVPFTKDENSDSGIGLCDDKGIECDVLVEPNTPWGPKTGEVNAFLSLKNWTLQLKQQSLLSEEEEYTTGSEITEDEVGDEEEVCRKPAGRKEKLKKFYKHPKKVLSSPSIQKKEKASEKSSSRDASPFIVSMQQNKWDASRSLRFNQDAQREDDQRRMSEITGHLIKMRLGDLDRIKSKDSKEYAGGIYSRLEAQIKASAHVSTRQINAEKNARSKSRFGQGRPT; this is translated from the exons ATGAGTCatggattttcagaaaacaataaCTTTCCATATGACAACAATCAAATGGTTTTAGATATGATCCTGTGCTCCCTAATCGGTGTTCCCCAGCCTATCAACTGGGACAGCGTGGCAAGGCTCGTTCCAGGATATACATCCAAAGAG TGTGCAAAAAGATTTGATGAACTAAAAAGCAGTGGAAGTTCACCTGTTGACAACCAGTATAATCCCCTGATGGCTGCTGGTGGGAATCCTGTGGAAACTTTAGCCACGTACATCAAATCCTCCTTGCTCGATACACAGACAGAGTTTCAGGAGCCTGCTATTGGGCAGGATTCCATTACAATAACTG GAAGGCCCAGCACAACCTCTGCAAGGAATTGTTCGTCAGAATCTGAGAAAGGTCCTGTGCATAACAGTGGAGAAAACACTGATGAAAGCCAAGG GCCAAACATGGTGATACATGTGTGTGATGAAGCAAAAAACCTCAAAGAAGATTTTGTTTGTCCTCGAGACCTTTTGAtatcagaaatgaaatactttgcTGAATATCTGTCAGTGGATGCACAGCGCTGGGAAGAGGTGGACATTTCCGTGCACTGTGATGTTCACATCTTTGACTGGTTGATAAGATATGTTAAAAGGAACACCAAAGATTGCGAAGCTAATGAAATGCCCACTCTAG AACCAGCAAATGTCATATCaattcttatttcttctgaGTTTTTGAAGATGGATTCATTA gtagaaaaatgtattcattaTTGCCACAAAAATATGAATGCTATTGTAGCTACGCCATGTAATATGAATTGTATCAATGTTAACCTTGTCACAAATATTGCTGATCTCTTCACGCACAATGAAGTGGAAGAGCTGAAGGACAAGAGAGATAAATTCAAAAG TAAACTGTTCTGCAAGAAGATTGAGAGACTGTTCGATCCAGAGTACGTAAATCCAGATTCTCGGGGAAGTGCAGCAACATTATACAg ATGCTGTTTATGTAAAAAGCTGCTAactaaagaaactgaaagaagaatTCCGTGTGTCCCAGGAAAAATCAACATAGATCAACATGGGAATATTGTCTTTGTACATATAAG agaTAAAACCTGGGAAGTCCATGAGTACTTAATCGGCCTTCATGAAGAATTAAAATCTTGGCGTGATGTTTATTGGCGTCTCTGGGGGACTGTCAATTGGTTGACCTGCTCAAGATGTAATCAA TGTTTCCTGTGTACCGAATTCTCCCATTGCCAGTACCATCCGCAGCCAGTTCTTTATCCAGGTGTAGCAAGTGCTCTGGGCTCAACTGGGACAGGAGTATATCCCTGTTGTAACCAAAAAGTGCTTCGATTTGATCCTACTACCCTCCCAAAG GGCTGTCAAGTGAGGGATCACATGGTTGGCTCACCCTCAGGAAATGAAGATGAGGATGCTTTATCATCTCAGACTACTAAAATACTGAATGATTTGCTCCATCATAGAGACGTTATTGTTGTTCCTTTCACTAAGGATGAGAATAG TGACTCTGGCATTGGGCTCTGTGATGATAAAGGCATTGAATGTGACGTACTCGTAGAGCCAAATACACCGTGGGGCCCCAAAACTGGAGAAGTCAATGCT tttctttctctgaagaacTGGACTTTACAACTG AAACAGCAGTCATTGTTATCTGAAGAAGAGGAGTACACCACTGGCTCAGAGATCACTGAGGATGAAGTGGGGGATGAAGAAGAAGTATGCAGGAAACCAG cagggagaaaggagaaattaaagaaattctaCAAGCACCCAAAGAAAGTGCTTTCTTCACCTAGTattcagaaaaaggagaaggcaTCTGAGAAG tCAAGTTCCCGAGATGCATCTCCTTTCAT TGTGAGTATGCAGCAGAACAAATGGGATGCCTCCAGGTCACTAAGATTCAATCAAGATGCTCAAAGAGAAGATG ATCAGAGAAGAATGTCTGAGATTACAGGGCACTTAATAAAAATGAGACTGGGAGACCTTGATCGAATCAAATCAAAAGACAGCAAAGAA TATGCAGGAGGTATTTATTCTAGACTTGAAGCTCAGATAAAGGCCTCAGCTCATGTCAGTACCCGACAAATCAATGCTGAGAAGAATGCCAG GTCAAAATCCCGTTTTGGTCAAGGCCGTCCAACATAA